A genomic segment from Lutzomyia longipalpis isolate SR_M1_2022 chromosome 3, ASM2433408v1 encodes:
- the LOC129793130 gene encoding aspartyl/asparaginyl beta-hydroxylase isoform X4, with translation MSEKPRKRKDKKKKDAGESTTPHPSGVQTMGPDDVQLHVHKDHGTGGHWCAKIVFFSLLAILAGLVGLIILENRGLSDVDTPLSESRFSDILEGWVEENRESHDDHEHDILASMEELEEHDEHGEPFEEEDDHDEEHDGEDDDEDHDHEDDDEDHDQEDDEENDGEEDDEDEQQVDADEDDNEAQDQEDDDDDQENNDDDQENDNEDEENDDEQDQDDDEDQNIDDGASEEIQNDAAYEEDEDDDEAADDDDNNNDDDEDDAKNNDDDDNDDDAKNEDDDDNDNNGDDNDDNDNEDDNDDNDNQPDIDDDDNSPFEEPFTLNKSNPVPLTKTNDTPKTDKVTIADLEVQIEEMKIIFDEVSQKLGKPSFSELRDASQECPADSIPINDCKLDDDGSFEEVIDNDAGEDLHLQKLAQKDSPEPDDDDDLPASPSSSLAEKILIGLALIVVAHSVLLRKTFNKGKATEEAQEVVEEIVEQSAEDLMTEDGFIDMRRRLTIGTDEEPLLDPEDDIEYDEDEEDVEDLGEEEDEDEEAPEDIEEYEDEDEVEMPATFEELNAMYRPKVVETKAPEPKTVEQKVGVSFKIPESRISEPKIPERRISEPKVSETRLLEPKVPERRISEPRISETRIYDPKVQESRISEPKVSELKIAEPKVSGPSVQIPKEPPKRSEPEKLPEPSEEYEIDEEDIDQDDVEYEEEEYEGSDYEAEEGSDIDDSDLMKRLEEKYGKLPHYSDKEDDDEDKTWTKIPPRSGAQSLRDDLQSAHDALEDNPRSALNTFERILKIAPQTPEALYGRAKALDRLSELQQSNAILRDAIEAYEAVLKLKTNIGDDLFTKVALRCINRIRFLGLHTRAIPIHEALIRRFDDEPEYRNELAITHLFLNQLSEAKYVLHHTLLRWRDNPVALVHYGFVLKNLDQDYEGASIYLSEGIASNADGTQDGRFYFALGDSLLRLGRHEEARKVFRNGVERKLFLSEYQRSLYNVDTLKSKPFWTIDETKNRKLFETLERNWELIRDEGMKLLNQKGFFMDEAENLKDKGDWKQFDLFVKGQRITKHCQKAPITCNIMESFPAARFCTRGQIKFSVMHPGTHIWPHCGPTNCRIRAHLGLHVPPGTFIRVAEETKSWREGKMLIFDDSFEHEVWHNGTDVRLVLIVDIWHPDLTEAQRKSLQPI, from the exons ATGTCAGAGAAGCCGCGCAagagaaaagacaaaaagaagaaag ATGCAGGCGAAAGTACAACACCTCATCCTAGTGGTGTCCAAACCATGGGTCCGGATGATGTACAGCTGCACGTGCACAAAGATCACGGAACTGGAGGGCATTGGTGCGccaaaattgtctttttttcccttctggCCATCTTAGCGGGTCTCGTAGGATTAATCATTCTTGAGAATCGTGGGCTGTCTGATG TTGATACTCCACTGTCTGAATCGAGATTTTCGGATATATTGGAAGGGTGGGTGGAGGAGAATCGAGAATCTCATGATGATCATGAGCATGATATTTTGGCGTCGATGGAGGAGTTAGAAGAGCACGATGAACATGGTGAACCATTTGAGGAGGAGGACGATCATGATGAAGAACATGATGGggaagatgatgatgaagatcATGATCATgaggatgatgatgaggaTCATGATCAAGAGGATGATGAAGAGAACGATGGGGAGGAAGATGATGAAGATGAGCAGCAAGTTGATGCTGATGAAGATGATAATGAAGCACAAGATCAggaagatgatgatgatgatcaagaaaataatgatgatgatcaagaaaatgataatgaagatgaagaaaatgatgatgaaCAGGATcaagatgatgatgaagatcAGAATATTGATGATGGTGCTTCAGAAGAAATTCAGAATGATGCAGCTtatgaagaagatgaagatgatgatgaagctgcagatgatgatgataatAATAATGATGACGATGAAGATGATGCAAAGAATAACGACGATGATgataatgatgatgatgcAAAGAATGAAGATGATGATGACAATGATAACAACGGGGATGACAATGACGATAATGATAATGAAGATGACAATGACGACAATGACAATCAACCAGACATCGATGATGATGACAATTCTCCATTCGAGGAG cctttTACCCTTAACAAAAGCAATCCAGTGCCTCTAACTAAAACCAATGATACCCCGAAGACTGATAAAGTAACAATTGCTGACCTGGAAGTacaaattgaagaaatgaaaattatttttgatgaagtttcccaaaaattgggaaaaccATCTTTCAGTGAACTGAGAGATGCATCTCAGGAATGTCCTGCTGATAGTATTCCAATAAATGATTGCAAG TTGGATGATGATGGTTCATTCGAAGAGGTGATTGATAATGATGCCGGTGAAGATCTTCATCTGCAGAAACTGGCACAAAAGGACAGTCCTGAGccagatgatgatgatgacctACCTGCTAGTCCATCATCTTCAC TTGCTGAAAAGATCCTCATCGGTTTGGCCTTAATTGTGGTTGCACACTCCGTTTTACTGAGAAAGACATTCAACA aaggaaaagccACTGAAGAAGCGCAAGAAGTTGTTGAAGAGATTGTTGAACAATCTGCTGAAGATTTGATGACTGAAGATGGTTTCATTGATATGAGACGTCGACTGACTATTGGTACGGATGAAGAACCCCTTCTTGACCCAGAAGATGATATTGAATATGATGAAGACGAGGAGGATGTTGAAGATTTGGGCGAAGAAGAGGATGAAGATGAGGAAGCACCAGAAGATATTGAAGAGTATGAAGATGAAGATGAGGTGGAAATGCCTGCAACATTTGAAGAATTGAATGCAATGTATCGACCGAAGGTGGTTGAAACCAAAGCTCCAGAACCAAAAACGGTTGAACAAAAAGTtggagtttcttttaaaattcccgAATCTAGAATTTCTGAACCAAAAATTCCTGAAAGGAGAATTTCTGAACCAAAAGTTTCGGAAACAAGACTTTTGGAACCGAAAGTTCCTGAAAGAAGAATTTCGGAACCAAGAATTTCTGAAACAAGAATTTACGATCCGAAAGTTCAGGAATCAAGGATTTCTGAACCGAAAGTTTCTGAACTGAAAATTGCTGAACCGAAAGTTTCTGGACCTTCTGTACAAATTCCCAAAGAGCCACCAAAACGTTCTGAACCAGAAAAGCTCCCTGAGCCTTCTGAAGAGTACGAAATTGATGAGGAAGACATAGATCAGGACGATGTGGAATATGAAGAGGAAGAATACGAAGGCTCCGACTATGAAGCGGAAGAAGGGTCAGATATTGATGATTCCGATTTAATGAAAAGACTGGAGGAGAAGTACGGGAAACTCCCTCACTACAGCGACAAAGAAGACGACGATGAAGACAAGACATGGACAA AAATTCCACCGAGATCTGGAGCACAGAGTCTCAGGGATGACTTACAGAGTGCACATGATGCTCTTGAAGAC AACCCAAGAAGTGCTTTGAATACATTTGAGAGGATACTCAAAATTGCACCACAAACACCTGAAGCTCTCTATGGGCGTGCTAAAGCTCTGGATCGACTGTCTGAGCTGCAGCAGAGCAATGCCATACTCAGGGATGCCATTGAAGCCTATGAGGCAGTCCTAAAGCTAAAAACCAATATTGGTGATGATTTATTCACGAAGGTAGCACTGAGGTGCATCAATCGGATTAGATTTCTAG GGCTGCATACACGAGCAATTCCAATTCACGAAGCACTCATTAGGCGATTTGATGATGAACCTGAGTATCGGAATGAATTAGCAATAACACATTTGTTTCTCAATCA gcTGTCTGAGGCTAAATATGTTCTCCATCATACACTTCTTCGATGGAGGGATAATCCAGTAGCATTGGTACACTATGGGTTTGTTCTGAAAAATTTAGATCAGGACTATGAGGGTGCCTCAATCTACCTCTCTGAAGGCATAGCATCGAATGCTGATGGCACCCAAGATGGACGCTTCTATTTCGCCCTCGGAGACTCCCTGCTCCGCCTTGGGCGACACGAGGAGGCTCGAAAAGTCTTTCGGAATGGTGTTGAACGAAAATTGTTCCTGTCTGAATACCAAAGATCCCTCTACAATGTAGATACGCTCAAATCAAAACCCTTCTGGACTATTGATGAGACGAAGAATAGAAAACTCTTTGAGACATTGGAGCGCAATTGGGAGCTCATAAGGGATGAAGGGATGAAGCTTCTCAATCAGAAGGGATTCTTCATGGACGAAGCGGAGAATCTAAAGGACAAAGGTGACTGGAAACAGTTCGATTTGTTCGTTAAAG GCCAAAGAATCACCAAACACTGCCAGAAAGCTCCAATTACGTGCAACATTATGGAATCATTTCCGGCGGCGCGCTTCTGTACCCGTGGGCAGATTAAATTCAGCGTTATGCATCCGGGAACGCACATATGGCCCCACTGTGGTCCAACCAATTGTCGCATTCGTGCCCATTTGGGTTTGCATGTGCCCCCAGGGACTTTTATTCGTGTTGCAGAGGAAACAAAATCCTGGCGGGAGGGGAAGATGCTTATTTTTGACGACAGCTTTGAGCATGAGGTGTGGCACAATGGGACGGATGTACGCCTTGTGCTGATTGTCGATATCTGGCATCCGGACCTCACGGAGGCACAACGGAAGAGTCTTCAACCAATTTGA
- the LOC129793130 gene encoding aspartyl/asparaginyl beta-hydroxylase isoform X2 — MSEKPRKRKDKKKKDSVSDAAELARKLSTKDAGESTTPHPSGVQTMGPDDVQLHVHKDHGTGGHWCAKIVFFSLLAILAGLVGLIILENRGLSDVDTPLSESRFSDILEGWVEENRESHDDHEHDILASMEELEEHDEHGEPFEEEDDHDEEHDGEDDDEDHDHEDDDEDHDQEDDEENDGEEDDEDEQQVDADEDDNEAQDQEDDDDDQENNDDDQENDNEDEENDDEQDQDDDEDQNIDDGASEEIQNDAAYEEDEDDDEAADDDDNNNDDDEDDAKNNDDDDNDDDAKNEDDDDNDNNGDDNDDNDNEDDNDDNDNQPDIDDDDNSPFEEPFTLNKSNPVPLTKTNDTPKTDKVTIADLEVQIEEMKIIFDEVSQKLGKPSFSELRDASQECPADSIPINDCKLDDDGSFEEVIDNDAGEDLHLQKLAQKDSPEPDDDDDLPASPSSSLAEKILIGLALIVVAHSVLLRKTFNKGKATEEAQEVVEEIVEQSAEDLMTEDGFIDMRRRLTIGTDEEPLLDPEDDIEYDEDEEDVEDLGEEEDEDEEAPEDIEEYEDEDEVEMPATFEELNAMYRPKVVETKAPEPKTVEQKVGVSFKIPESRISEPKIPERRISEPKVSETRLLEPKVPERRISEPRISETRIYDPKVQESRISEPKVSELKIAEPKVSGPSVQIPKEPPKRSEPEKLPEPSEEYEIDEEDIDQDDVEYEEEEYEGSDYEAEEGSDIDDSDLMKRLEEKYGKLPHYSDKEDDDEDKTWTKIPPRSGAQSLRDDLQSAHDALEDNPRSALNTFERILKIAPQTPEALYGRAKALDRLSELQQSNAILRDAIEAYEAVLKLKTNIGDDLFTKVALRCINRIRFLGLHTRAIPIHEALIRRFDDEPEYRNELAITHLFLNQLSEAKYVLHHTLLRWRDNPVALVHYGFVLKNLDQDYEGASIYLSEGIASNADGTQDGRFYFALGDSLLRLGRHEEARKVFRNGVERKLFLSEYQRSLYNVDTLKSKPFWTIDETKNRKLFETLERNWELIRDEGMKLLNQKGFFMDEAENLKDKGDWKQFDLFVKGQRITKHCQKAPITCNIMESFPAARFCTRGQIKFSVMHPGTHIWPHCGPTNCRIRAHLGLHVPPGTFIRVAEETKSWREGKMLIFDDSFEHEVWHNGTDVRLVLIVDIWHPDLTEAQRKSLQPI, encoded by the exons ATGTCAGAGAAGCCGCGCAagagaaaagacaaaaagaagaaag ACAGCGTGTCGGATGCCGCCGAACTTGCCAGGAAACTAAGCACAAAAG ATGCAGGCGAAAGTACAACACCTCATCCTAGTGGTGTCCAAACCATGGGTCCGGATGATGTACAGCTGCACGTGCACAAAGATCACGGAACTGGAGGGCATTGGTGCGccaaaattgtctttttttcccttctggCCATCTTAGCGGGTCTCGTAGGATTAATCATTCTTGAGAATCGTGGGCTGTCTGATG TTGATACTCCACTGTCTGAATCGAGATTTTCGGATATATTGGAAGGGTGGGTGGAGGAGAATCGAGAATCTCATGATGATCATGAGCATGATATTTTGGCGTCGATGGAGGAGTTAGAAGAGCACGATGAACATGGTGAACCATTTGAGGAGGAGGACGATCATGATGAAGAACATGATGGggaagatgatgatgaagatcATGATCATgaggatgatgatgaggaTCATGATCAAGAGGATGATGAAGAGAACGATGGGGAGGAAGATGATGAAGATGAGCAGCAAGTTGATGCTGATGAAGATGATAATGAAGCACAAGATCAggaagatgatgatgatgatcaagaaaataatgatgatgatcaagaaaatgataatgaagatgaagaaaatgatgatgaaCAGGATcaagatgatgatgaagatcAGAATATTGATGATGGTGCTTCAGAAGAAATTCAGAATGATGCAGCTtatgaagaagatgaagatgatgatgaagctgcagatgatgatgataatAATAATGATGACGATGAAGATGATGCAAAGAATAACGACGATGATgataatgatgatgatgcAAAGAATGAAGATGATGATGACAATGATAACAACGGGGATGACAATGACGATAATGATAATGAAGATGACAATGACGACAATGACAATCAACCAGACATCGATGATGATGACAATTCTCCATTCGAGGAG cctttTACCCTTAACAAAAGCAATCCAGTGCCTCTAACTAAAACCAATGATACCCCGAAGACTGATAAAGTAACAATTGCTGACCTGGAAGTacaaattgaagaaatgaaaattatttttgatgaagtttcccaaaaattgggaaaaccATCTTTCAGTGAACTGAGAGATGCATCTCAGGAATGTCCTGCTGATAGTATTCCAATAAATGATTGCAAG TTGGATGATGATGGTTCATTCGAAGAGGTGATTGATAATGATGCCGGTGAAGATCTTCATCTGCAGAAACTGGCACAAAAGGACAGTCCTGAGccagatgatgatgatgacctACCTGCTAGTCCATCATCTTCAC TTGCTGAAAAGATCCTCATCGGTTTGGCCTTAATTGTGGTTGCACACTCCGTTTTACTGAGAAAGACATTCAACA aaggaaaagccACTGAAGAAGCGCAAGAAGTTGTTGAAGAGATTGTTGAACAATCTGCTGAAGATTTGATGACTGAAGATGGTTTCATTGATATGAGACGTCGACTGACTATTGGTACGGATGAAGAACCCCTTCTTGACCCAGAAGATGATATTGAATATGATGAAGACGAGGAGGATGTTGAAGATTTGGGCGAAGAAGAGGATGAAGATGAGGAAGCACCAGAAGATATTGAAGAGTATGAAGATGAAGATGAGGTGGAAATGCCTGCAACATTTGAAGAATTGAATGCAATGTATCGACCGAAGGTGGTTGAAACCAAAGCTCCAGAACCAAAAACGGTTGAACAAAAAGTtggagtttcttttaaaattcccgAATCTAGAATTTCTGAACCAAAAATTCCTGAAAGGAGAATTTCTGAACCAAAAGTTTCGGAAACAAGACTTTTGGAACCGAAAGTTCCTGAAAGAAGAATTTCGGAACCAAGAATTTCTGAAACAAGAATTTACGATCCGAAAGTTCAGGAATCAAGGATTTCTGAACCGAAAGTTTCTGAACTGAAAATTGCTGAACCGAAAGTTTCTGGACCTTCTGTACAAATTCCCAAAGAGCCACCAAAACGTTCTGAACCAGAAAAGCTCCCTGAGCCTTCTGAAGAGTACGAAATTGATGAGGAAGACATAGATCAGGACGATGTGGAATATGAAGAGGAAGAATACGAAGGCTCCGACTATGAAGCGGAAGAAGGGTCAGATATTGATGATTCCGATTTAATGAAAAGACTGGAGGAGAAGTACGGGAAACTCCCTCACTACAGCGACAAAGAAGACGACGATGAAGACAAGACATGGACAA AAATTCCACCGAGATCTGGAGCACAGAGTCTCAGGGATGACTTACAGAGTGCACATGATGCTCTTGAAGAC AACCCAAGAAGTGCTTTGAATACATTTGAGAGGATACTCAAAATTGCACCACAAACACCTGAAGCTCTCTATGGGCGTGCTAAAGCTCTGGATCGACTGTCTGAGCTGCAGCAGAGCAATGCCATACTCAGGGATGCCATTGAAGCCTATGAGGCAGTCCTAAAGCTAAAAACCAATATTGGTGATGATTTATTCACGAAGGTAGCACTGAGGTGCATCAATCGGATTAGATTTCTAG GGCTGCATACACGAGCAATTCCAATTCACGAAGCACTCATTAGGCGATTTGATGATGAACCTGAGTATCGGAATGAATTAGCAATAACACATTTGTTTCTCAATCA gcTGTCTGAGGCTAAATATGTTCTCCATCATACACTTCTTCGATGGAGGGATAATCCAGTAGCATTGGTACACTATGGGTTTGTTCTGAAAAATTTAGATCAGGACTATGAGGGTGCCTCAATCTACCTCTCTGAAGGCATAGCATCGAATGCTGATGGCACCCAAGATGGACGCTTCTATTTCGCCCTCGGAGACTCCCTGCTCCGCCTTGGGCGACACGAGGAGGCTCGAAAAGTCTTTCGGAATGGTGTTGAACGAAAATTGTTCCTGTCTGAATACCAAAGATCCCTCTACAATGTAGATACGCTCAAATCAAAACCCTTCTGGACTATTGATGAGACGAAGAATAGAAAACTCTTTGAGACATTGGAGCGCAATTGGGAGCTCATAAGGGATGAAGGGATGAAGCTTCTCAATCAGAAGGGATTCTTCATGGACGAAGCGGAGAATCTAAAGGACAAAGGTGACTGGAAACAGTTCGATTTGTTCGTTAAAG GCCAAAGAATCACCAAACACTGCCAGAAAGCTCCAATTACGTGCAACATTATGGAATCATTTCCGGCGGCGCGCTTCTGTACCCGTGGGCAGATTAAATTCAGCGTTATGCATCCGGGAACGCACATATGGCCCCACTGTGGTCCAACCAATTGTCGCATTCGTGCCCATTTGGGTTTGCATGTGCCCCCAGGGACTTTTATTCGTGTTGCAGAGGAAACAAAATCCTGGCGGGAGGGGAAGATGCTTATTTTTGACGACAGCTTTGAGCATGAGGTGTGGCACAATGGGACGGATGTACGCCTTGTGCTGATTGTCGATATCTGGCATCCGGACCTCACGGAGGCACAACGGAAGAGTCTTCAACCAATTTGA
- the LOC129793130 gene encoding aspartyl/asparaginyl beta-hydroxylase isoform X6 — MSEKPRKRKDKKKKDAGESTTPHPSGVQTMGPDDVQLHVHKDHGTGGHWCAKIVFFSLLAILAGLVGLIILENRGLSDVDTPLSESRFSDILEGWVEENRESHDDHEHDILASMEELEEHDEHGEPFEEEDDHDEEHDGEDDDEDHDHEDDDEDHDQEDDEENDGEEDDEDEQQVDADEDDNEAQDQEDDDDDQENNDDDQENDNEDEENDDEQDQDDDEDQNIDDGASEEIQNDAAYEEDEDDDEAADDDDNNNDDDEDDAKNNDDDDNDDDAKNEDDDDNDNNGDDNDDNDNEDDNDDNDNQPDIDDDDNSPFEELDDDGSFEEVIDNDAGEDLHLQKLAQKDSPEPDDDDDLPASPSSSLAEKILIGLALIVVAHSVLLRKTFNKGKATEEAQEVVEEIVEQSAEDLMTEDGFIDMRRRLTIGTDEEPLLDPEDDIEYDEDEEDVEDLGEEEDEDEEAPEDIEEYEDEDEVEMPATFEELNAMYRPKVVETKAPEPKTVEQKVGVSFKIPESRISEPKIPERRISEPKVSETRLLEPKVPERRISEPRISETRIYDPKVQESRISEPKVSELKIAEPKVSGPSVQIPKEPPKRSEPEKLPEPSEEYEIDEEDIDQDDVEYEEEEYEGSDYEAEEGSDIDDSDLMKRLEEKYGKLPHYSDKEDDDEDKTWTKIPPRSGAQSLRDDLQSAHDALEDNPRSALNTFERILKIAPQTPEALYGRAKALDRLSELQQSNAILRDAIEAYEAVLKLKTNIGDDLFTKVALRCINRIRFLGLHTRAIPIHEALIRRFDDEPEYRNELAITHLFLNQLSEAKYVLHHTLLRWRDNPVALVHYGFVLKNLDQDYEGASIYLSEGIASNADGTQDGRFYFALGDSLLRLGRHEEARKVFRNGVERKLFLSEYQRSLYNVDTLKSKPFWTIDETKNRKLFETLERNWELIRDEGMKLLNQKGFFMDEAENLKDKGDWKQFDLFVKGQRITKHCQKAPITCNIMESFPAARFCTRGQIKFSVMHPGTHIWPHCGPTNCRIRAHLGLHVPPGTFIRVAEETKSWREGKMLIFDDSFEHEVWHNGTDVRLVLIVDIWHPDLTEAQRKSLQPI; from the exons ATGTCAGAGAAGCCGCGCAagagaaaagacaaaaagaagaaag ATGCAGGCGAAAGTACAACACCTCATCCTAGTGGTGTCCAAACCATGGGTCCGGATGATGTACAGCTGCACGTGCACAAAGATCACGGAACTGGAGGGCATTGGTGCGccaaaattgtctttttttcccttctggCCATCTTAGCGGGTCTCGTAGGATTAATCATTCTTGAGAATCGTGGGCTGTCTGATG TTGATACTCCACTGTCTGAATCGAGATTTTCGGATATATTGGAAGGGTGGGTGGAGGAGAATCGAGAATCTCATGATGATCATGAGCATGATATTTTGGCGTCGATGGAGGAGTTAGAAGAGCACGATGAACATGGTGAACCATTTGAGGAGGAGGACGATCATGATGAAGAACATGATGGggaagatgatgatgaagatcATGATCATgaggatgatgatgaggaTCATGATCAAGAGGATGATGAAGAGAACGATGGGGAGGAAGATGATGAAGATGAGCAGCAAGTTGATGCTGATGAAGATGATAATGAAGCACAAGATCAggaagatgatgatgatgatcaagaaaataatgatgatgatcaagaaaatgataatgaagatgaagaaaatgatgatgaaCAGGATcaagatgatgatgaagatcAGAATATTGATGATGGTGCTTCAGAAGAAATTCAGAATGATGCAGCTtatgaagaagatgaagatgatgatgaagctgcagatgatgatgataatAATAATGATGACGATGAAGATGATGCAAAGAATAACGACGATGATgataatgatgatgatgcAAAGAATGAAGATGATGATGACAATGATAACAACGGGGATGACAATGACGATAATGATAATGAAGATGACAATGACGACAATGACAATCAACCAGACATCGATGATGATGACAATTCTCCATTCGAGGAG TTGGATGATGATGGTTCATTCGAAGAGGTGATTGATAATGATGCCGGTGAAGATCTTCATCTGCAGAAACTGGCACAAAAGGACAGTCCTGAGccagatgatgatgatgacctACCTGCTAGTCCATCATCTTCAC TTGCTGAAAAGATCCTCATCGGTTTGGCCTTAATTGTGGTTGCACACTCCGTTTTACTGAGAAAGACATTCAACA aaggaaaagccACTGAAGAAGCGCAAGAAGTTGTTGAAGAGATTGTTGAACAATCTGCTGAAGATTTGATGACTGAAGATGGTTTCATTGATATGAGACGTCGACTGACTATTGGTACGGATGAAGAACCCCTTCTTGACCCAGAAGATGATATTGAATATGATGAAGACGAGGAGGATGTTGAAGATTTGGGCGAAGAAGAGGATGAAGATGAGGAAGCACCAGAAGATATTGAAGAGTATGAAGATGAAGATGAGGTGGAAATGCCTGCAACATTTGAAGAATTGAATGCAATGTATCGACCGAAGGTGGTTGAAACCAAAGCTCCAGAACCAAAAACGGTTGAACAAAAAGTtggagtttcttttaaaattcccgAATCTAGAATTTCTGAACCAAAAATTCCTGAAAGGAGAATTTCTGAACCAAAAGTTTCGGAAACAAGACTTTTGGAACCGAAAGTTCCTGAAAGAAGAATTTCGGAACCAAGAATTTCTGAAACAAGAATTTACGATCCGAAAGTTCAGGAATCAAGGATTTCTGAACCGAAAGTTTCTGAACTGAAAATTGCTGAACCGAAAGTTTCTGGACCTTCTGTACAAATTCCCAAAGAGCCACCAAAACGTTCTGAACCAGAAAAGCTCCCTGAGCCTTCTGAAGAGTACGAAATTGATGAGGAAGACATAGATCAGGACGATGTGGAATATGAAGAGGAAGAATACGAAGGCTCCGACTATGAAGCGGAAGAAGGGTCAGATATTGATGATTCCGATTTAATGAAAAGACTGGAGGAGAAGTACGGGAAACTCCCTCACTACAGCGACAAAGAAGACGACGATGAAGACAAGACATGGACAA AAATTCCACCGAGATCTGGAGCACAGAGTCTCAGGGATGACTTACAGAGTGCACATGATGCTCTTGAAGAC AACCCAAGAAGTGCTTTGAATACATTTGAGAGGATACTCAAAATTGCACCACAAACACCTGAAGCTCTCTATGGGCGTGCTAAAGCTCTGGATCGACTGTCTGAGCTGCAGCAGAGCAATGCCATACTCAGGGATGCCATTGAAGCCTATGAGGCAGTCCTAAAGCTAAAAACCAATATTGGTGATGATTTATTCACGAAGGTAGCACTGAGGTGCATCAATCGGATTAGATTTCTAG GGCTGCATACACGAGCAATTCCAATTCACGAAGCACTCATTAGGCGATTTGATGATGAACCTGAGTATCGGAATGAATTAGCAATAACACATTTGTTTCTCAATCA gcTGTCTGAGGCTAAATATGTTCTCCATCATACACTTCTTCGATGGAGGGATAATCCAGTAGCATTGGTACACTATGGGTTTGTTCTGAAAAATTTAGATCAGGACTATGAGGGTGCCTCAATCTACCTCTCTGAAGGCATAGCATCGAATGCTGATGGCACCCAAGATGGACGCTTCTATTTCGCCCTCGGAGACTCCCTGCTCCGCCTTGGGCGACACGAGGAGGCTCGAAAAGTCTTTCGGAATGGTGTTGAACGAAAATTGTTCCTGTCTGAATACCAAAGATCCCTCTACAATGTAGATACGCTCAAATCAAAACCCTTCTGGACTATTGATGAGACGAAGAATAGAAAACTCTTTGAGACATTGGAGCGCAATTGGGAGCTCATAAGGGATGAAGGGATGAAGCTTCTCAATCAGAAGGGATTCTTCATGGACGAAGCGGAGAATCTAAAGGACAAAGGTGACTGGAAACAGTTCGATTTGTTCGTTAAAG GCCAAAGAATCACCAAACACTGCCAGAAAGCTCCAATTACGTGCAACATTATGGAATCATTTCCGGCGGCGCGCTTCTGTACCCGTGGGCAGATTAAATTCAGCGTTATGCATCCGGGAACGCACATATGGCCCCACTGTGGTCCAACCAATTGTCGCATTCGTGCCCATTTGGGTTTGCATGTGCCCCCAGGGACTTTTATTCGTGTTGCAGAGGAAACAAAATCCTGGCGGGAGGGGAAGATGCTTATTTTTGACGACAGCTTTGAGCATGAGGTGTGGCACAATGGGACGGATGTACGCCTTGTGCTGATTGTCGATATCTGGCATCCGGACCTCACGGAGGCACAACGGAAGAGTCTTCAACCAATTTGA